In Pseudofrankia saprophytica, one genomic interval encodes:
- a CDS encoding LLM class flavin-dependent oxidoreductase: MADPDLADLEVSCGLPPGPDFADLAVLAEQLGYRRVWIYDSAPLWEDPFVHLALAAERTSRIGLGTAVLVPGERSVMAMASAVAAIARISDGRFRACFGTGFTSRVAAGQRPMKLDALADYVTALRQLLAGGTAVADGRPVRMLHAPGLTGTRPLEVPIWLSVFGPKGAALATEVADGIIGPPHPTLPTATIMSGTVLDPGEDAGSDRVREAVGPWRVVDWHNAYAQGGAAAVDALPGGQAWREALEALAPDGERHLLTFEGHVTHLPDRDRALLENIDVRTFVGDPERIRRGLARMAGFGFREVVYTPTGPDVTRELTAFATAAKAVETGIGAAVPTPM; encoded by the coding sequence ATGGCTGACCCAGACCTGGCTGATCTCGAGGTGTCCTGCGGGCTGCCGCCGGGGCCCGACTTCGCCGACCTGGCCGTGCTGGCCGAACAGCTCGGCTACCGCCGGGTGTGGATCTATGATTCGGCGCCGCTGTGGGAGGACCCGTTCGTCCACCTCGCGCTCGCGGCGGAGCGGACCAGCCGGATCGGCCTGGGTACGGCGGTGCTCGTCCCCGGCGAGCGGTCGGTGATGGCGATGGCGTCGGCCGTCGCCGCGATCGCCCGCATCTCCGACGGGCGGTTCCGGGCCTGCTTCGGAACCGGCTTCACCTCGCGGGTCGCCGCCGGCCAGCGCCCCATGAAACTGGACGCCCTCGCCGACTACGTCACCGCGCTGCGGCAGCTGTTGGCGGGTGGGACCGCGGTCGCTGACGGCAGGCCGGTCCGGATGCTGCACGCGCCGGGTCTCACCGGCACCCGGCCGCTGGAGGTGCCGATCTGGCTCAGCGTCTTCGGCCCGAAGGGCGCCGCCCTCGCCACCGAGGTGGCCGACGGCATCATCGGCCCGCCGCACCCCACCCTCCCCACCGCGACGATCATGTCCGGCACGGTGCTCGACCCGGGCGAGGACGCGGGTTCGGACCGGGTTCGGGAGGCCGTCGGGCCGTGGCGCGTTGTCGACTGGCACAACGCCTACGCCCAGGGCGGCGCCGCGGCCGTCGACGCGCTGCCCGGCGGCCAGGCCTGGCGGGAGGCGCTCGAGGCGCTCGCCCCGGACGGCGAGCGCCACCTGCTGACCTTCGAGGGACACGTCACCCACCTGCCCGACCGCGACCGCGCGCTGCTCGAGAACATCGACGTCCGCACCTTCGTCGGCGACCCCGAACGCATCCGGCGCGGCCTCGCGCGCATGGCCGGCTTCGGCTTCCGCGAGGTCGTCTACACCCCGACCGGACCCGACGTGACGCGCGAGTTGACCGCCTTCGCCACAGCTGCCAAGGCAGTCGAAACTGGGATCGGGGCCGCCGTCCCAACCCCAATGTGA
- a CDS encoding TauD/TfdA dioxygenase family protein — protein sequence MSVTVSPISAEVGVQITGLAGHQLADPTVAADTRKYLDEHGVVIYREAHIGDADLVALSRMLGEVVVAPMGGQQDFPEVSAISLDPAQSTLAAYRTGTFYWHIDGANDPVPQKATLLTALEVATEGGDTEFASLYAAYDGLPDDDKARFAELRVVHSFAATQRLINPDASDRIRASWDKVPSREHPLVWTRRNGRKSLLVGTTADHVVGLASDESRALLDRLLDWATQPRFSLRHQWSRGDLVIWDNTGILHRAQPYTAASRRLMHRTTLVGEETVA from the coding sequence ATGTCCGTCACCGTCAGCCCGATCAGCGCCGAGGTCGGCGTCCAGATCACCGGACTCGCCGGCCACCAGCTGGCGGACCCGACGGTCGCCGCCGACACCCGCAAGTACCTCGACGAACATGGCGTCGTCATCTACCGCGAGGCACACATCGGCGACGCCGACCTCGTCGCGCTGTCCCGGATGCTCGGCGAGGTCGTCGTCGCCCCGATGGGCGGCCAGCAGGACTTCCCCGAGGTCTCCGCGATCTCCCTCGACCCGGCGCAGAGCACCCTGGCCGCCTACCGGACCGGCACCTTCTACTGGCACATCGACGGCGCCAACGACCCGGTACCCCAGAAGGCGACCCTGCTGACCGCACTGGAGGTCGCCACCGAGGGCGGCGACACCGAGTTCGCCAGCCTCTACGCCGCCTACGACGGGCTCCCCGACGACGACAAGGCCCGGTTCGCCGAGCTACGGGTGGTGCACAGCTTCGCGGCCACACAGCGGCTGATCAACCCGGACGCCTCCGACAGGATCCGCGCCAGCTGGGACAAGGTGCCCTCCCGAGAGCATCCACTGGTCTGGACGCGGCGCAACGGCCGCAAGTCGCTGCTCGTCGGCACGACCGCCGACCACGTCGTCGGCCTGGCCTCGGACGAGAGCCGCGCCCTGCTCGACCGGCTGCTCGACTGGGCGACCCAGCCCCGGTTCTCGCTGCGCCACCAGTGGTCACGCGGCGACCTCGTCATCTGGGACAACACCGGAATCCTGCACCGCGCCCAGCCCTACACCGCCGCCTCCCGCCGCCTGATGCACCGCACCACCCTCGTCGGCGAGGAAACCGTCGCCTGA
- a CDS encoding nuclear transport factor 2 family protein: MSSSDDGVGDDRRALRRLLDKDAIGDLVRRYSYCVDHKLNDELAALFTEDCVIDYGPGSAPVIHGRREYRALLDSAVRDGVDYGFVATSHHNANVLIVFDTDDRATVRTSVYAWHLTRAGKTPQVWGYYHDVAVRTADGWRLHERKLHLLGTDGWHDGYHPAEHTCPAIATPGVQP, encoded by the coding sequence ATGAGCTCCTCCGACGACGGTGTCGGAGACGACCGCCGGGCGCTGCGCCGGCTGCTCGACAAGGACGCCATCGGCGATCTCGTCCGCCGCTACTCCTACTGCGTCGACCACAAGCTGAACGACGAACTGGCGGCGCTGTTCACCGAGGACTGCGTCATCGACTACGGCCCCGGCTCCGCGCCCGTGATCCACGGGCGCCGCGAGTACCGGGCCCTGCTCGACAGCGCGGTCCGCGATGGCGTCGACTACGGGTTTGTCGCGACCAGTCATCACAACGCCAACGTGCTGATCGTGTTCGACACCGACGACCGCGCCACCGTCCGGACGTCGGTGTACGCCTGGCACCTCACGAGAGCTGGGAAGACCCCCCAGGTCTGGGGCTACTACCACGACGTCGCCGTGCGGACGGCCGACGGCTGGCGGCTGCACGAACGAAAGCTGCACCTTCTCGGGACCGACGGCTGGCACGACGGCTACCACCCGGCCGAGCACACCTGCCCGGCGATCGCCACGCCGGGCGTCCAACCGTAG
- a CDS encoding ABC transporter permease, producing the protein MSTTYTVRDSATMLRRNLLHIRRYPSLSIMLIAQPILFLLLFVYVFGGTLGAGLPGQEGGGDRGDYLVFITPGILFMTVASVALGTAISTASDMTTGIIARFRTMNIARVSVLTGHVLGAVIRTGIAVVIVSAFAFLLGFRSDAGPLGWLGAIGLLILISFSLTWLTVGMGLAADSVETASNTPLFLMILPFISSSFVPTDAMPAGLRQFAEHQPFTPMIDTLRALVTGAHTNSDLWFAIGWCVLISLLGYLWSRRLFLRVPAK; encoded by the coding sequence ATGAGCACCACCTACACCGTCCGTGACTCGGCGACGATGCTGCGGCGCAACCTGCTGCACATCCGCCGCTATCCCTCGTTGTCGATCATGCTGATCGCGCAGCCGATCCTGTTCCTGCTGCTGTTCGTGTACGTGTTCGGCGGGACCCTGGGCGCCGGCCTGCCGGGCCAGGAGGGCGGCGGGGACCGCGGCGACTACCTCGTCTTCATCACGCCAGGCATCCTGTTCATGACCGTCGCCAGCGTCGCGCTCGGCACCGCGATCTCGACCGCGTCCGACATGACCACCGGGATCATCGCCCGGTTCCGCACCATGAACATCGCCCGGGTGTCGGTGCTCACCGGCCACGTGCTGGGCGCCGTCATCAGGACCGGAATCGCCGTGGTGATCGTGTCGGCGTTCGCGTTTCTCCTCGGGTTCCGCTCCGACGCCGGCCCGCTCGGCTGGCTCGGTGCGATCGGGCTGCTGATCCTCATCTCGTTCTCGCTCACCTGGCTGACCGTCGGCATGGGCCTGGCGGCGGACAGCGTCGAGACGGCCAGCAACACCCCGCTGTTCCTGATGATCCTGCCGTTCATCAGCAGCAGCTTCGTGCCGACCGACGCGATGCCGGCCGGGTTGCGGCAGTTCGCGGAGCACCAGCCGTTCACCCCGATGATCGACACTCTCCGCGCACTCGTCACGGGCGCGCACACGAACTCCGACCTGTGGTTCGCGATCGGCTGGTGCGTCCTGATCTCGCTGCTCGGCTACCTCTGGTCACGCCGGCTGTTCCTGCGCGTACCCGCGAAATAA
- a CDS encoding MerR family transcriptional regulator, whose translation MLTISQLASYAGVTVRAVRHYHAKGLLPEPERDRSGYRRYDARAVVELIKIRTLAEAGVPLARVRELLTAGEAEFNAAVADIDRRLRAEIRERQRHRERIAQLAAGDSLALPPEAVAYLDRLRKLGLPERMIEGERDGWILVAAQLPQHMSLYMKLKQQELDNPATVELYWDLVAMIDWGVDDPRLAAVADRLVASLEDAGIEEWADHDQEITDELADLLDSFFLDSVPIARRLMELLEERGWRGWTKFERIHPT comes from the coding sequence GTGCTCACGATCAGCCAGCTGGCGTCGTACGCCGGCGTCACCGTGCGCGCGGTGCGGCACTATCACGCCAAGGGCCTCCTGCCGGAGCCGGAGCGCGACCGCTCCGGCTACCGGCGCTACGACGCCCGCGCCGTCGTCGAGCTCATCAAGATCCGTACGCTCGCCGAGGCCGGCGTGCCGCTCGCGCGCGTCCGCGAGCTCCTGACCGCGGGCGAGGCGGAGTTCAACGCCGCGGTCGCCGACATCGACCGGCGCCTGCGCGCGGAGATCAGGGAGCGGCAACGACACCGCGAGCGGATCGCGCAGCTGGCAGCCGGGGACAGCCTGGCCCTGCCGCCGGAGGCCGTGGCGTACCTCGACCGGCTGCGCAAGCTAGGACTGCCGGAGCGGATGATCGAGGGCGAGCGGGATGGCTGGATCCTGGTGGCCGCCCAGCTCCCGCAGCACATGTCGCTCTACATGAAGCTGAAGCAGCAGGAGCTCGACAATCCGGCGACGGTCGAACTCTACTGGGATCTCGTCGCGATGATCGACTGGGGGGTGGACGACCCGCGGTTGGCCGCTGTGGCCGACCGGCTCGTCGCCTCTCTCGAGGACGCCGGTATCGAGGAATGGGCGGACCACGACCAGGAGATCACCGACGAGCTCGCGGACCTCCTCGACTCTTTCTTCCTCGACTCCGTGCCGATCGCCCGTCGGCTCATGGAACTGCTCGAGGAACGCGGCTGGCGGGGCTGGACCAAGTTCGAGCGGATCCATCCGACCTGA
- a CDS encoding EthD domain-containing protein produces MIKVIMLLKRKPGLSLADFVDHYENVHVPLVEKLATRATHYERHFLHPMGDLVAGGEPLEPEYDVVTEIWYDDMAAFTAEQRDARQQPDLVAAVIADEKVLFDRARTRVAFAEDRVSNLTTT; encoded by the coding sequence GTGATCAAAGTGATCATGCTGTTGAAGCGGAAGCCCGGGCTTTCCCTGGCCGACTTCGTCGACCACTACGAGAACGTCCACGTCCCGTTGGTCGAGAAACTCGCCACCAGGGCCACGCATTACGAACGGCACTTCCTGCACCCGATGGGTGACCTCGTCGCCGGCGGGGAACCGCTGGAGCCGGAGTACGACGTCGTCACGGAGATCTGGTACGACGACATGGCGGCGTTCACCGCCGAGCAGCGCGACGCCCGTCAACAGCCGGACCTGGTCGCCGCCGTCATCGCGGACGAGAAGGTCCTGTTCGACCGGGCCAGGACCCGCGTCGCCTTCGCCGAGGACCGGGTCTCCAACCTCACGACCACCTAG
- a CDS encoding amidohydrolase family protein yields the protein MTEELLVSVDGHIVEPPDLFLTRLPKHLRDRAVWEEDLTIAPLGEDGRTHFRKLHTPGFEGWTNSAYPHFDGSPNTGQPDRILDDMDSEGVRAQVMHPNLSFFGLYSDDHELSMAHARVYNDYVAETFAAHRARIAPTAPIPMTNVDDAVIEIERAAGLGLRAILLPAVSPIPYHSRELDRVWAAAQANGMTVTFHVATGGVKVSRKASPTLRGLMMTVAAQSQELTDDLVVDRIVFAATQQSLAPQQIIASLVGGGVTERFGDLHFVLVEFNANWLVSFMAAMDKAWTLGIGQDRDFWVGVWDDDRPEDAQTGMAQVFKLNERWPYPLRPSEYVQRQIHVSFQEDPIALACRHITGVSTLVWGVDYPHPEGTFRRTREVIAEQFRGVSAADRAAILGGTTAKLFGLEAPVSV from the coding sequence GTGACGGAAGAGCTCCTCGTTTCTGTGGACGGGCACATCGTCGAGCCACCCGATCTCTTCCTGACCCGGCTCCCGAAGCACCTGCGGGATCGCGCCGTCTGGGAGGAGGACCTGACGATCGCGCCGCTTGGCGAGGACGGGCGCACCCATTTCCGGAAGCTGCACACACCCGGGTTCGAGGGCTGGACGAACTCCGCCTACCCCCATTTCGATGGCTCGCCCAACACCGGCCAGCCCGACCGGATCCTCGACGACATGGACAGCGAGGGTGTCCGCGCGCAGGTGATGCACCCGAACCTGTCGTTCTTCGGCCTGTACTCGGACGATCACGAGCTGTCGATGGCACACGCCCGCGTCTACAACGACTACGTCGCCGAGACGTTCGCCGCTCACCGCGCGCGGATCGCGCCGACGGCACCCATTCCGATGACCAACGTCGACGACGCGGTCATCGAGATCGAGCGTGCGGCCGGACTCGGCCTGCGGGCGATCCTCCTGCCGGCGGTGTCCCCGATCCCCTATCACTCGCGGGAGCTGGACCGGGTGTGGGCGGCGGCCCAGGCGAACGGCATGACCGTGACGTTCCATGTCGCTACCGGCGGGGTGAAGGTGAGCCGGAAGGCGTCGCCGACGCTTCGGGGCCTCATGATGACGGTGGCGGCGCAGAGCCAGGAACTCACCGACGATCTCGTCGTCGACCGCATCGTGTTCGCCGCGACCCAGCAGTCACTCGCGCCCCAGCAGATCATCGCCTCGCTCGTCGGTGGTGGTGTGACCGAGCGGTTCGGAGATCTGCATTTCGTGCTGGTCGAGTTCAACGCGAACTGGCTCGTGTCGTTCATGGCCGCGATGGACAAGGCCTGGACGCTGGGCATCGGCCAGGACCGGGACTTCTGGGTCGGCGTGTGGGACGACGATCGTCCGGAGGACGCCCAGACCGGTATGGCTCAGGTGTTCAAGCTCAACGAGCGGTGGCCCTATCCGCTGCGGCCCAGCGAGTACGTCCAGCGCCAGATCCACGTGTCGTTCCAGGAGGACCCGATCGCGCTGGCCTGCCGGCACATCACCGGCGTATCCACCCTCGTGTGGGGCGTCGACTACCCGCACCCGGAAGGCACCTTCCGCCGCACCCGGGAGGTCATCGCCGAGCAGTTCCGCGGCGTCAGCGCGGCGGACCGGGCGGCGATCCTCGGCGGGACCACCGCCAAGCTCTTCGGACTCGAAGCCCCGGTCTCCGTATGA
- a CDS encoding carboxymuconolactone decarboxylase family protein, whose product MARIEPLRPRQWPTEMRQILAALEPPGTPRKLSAEGRSKALNTLGTFAHHTTLARAFYTFNGHLMSTSTLSGRQRELIVLRVAALRGTGYEWLQHTFIARDEGLSDEEIQRIALGPDAPLWDPLDAALLRAADELISDGKIGDASWAMLADKLEIKQLLDVIFTVGAYETLAYMFASCGIEIDDDLRDAISRRQSPAT is encoded by the coding sequence ATGGCACGTATCGAGCCGCTCCGGCCCAGGCAGTGGCCTACGGAGATGCGGCAGATTCTGGCCGCGCTGGAGCCCCCGGGCACGCCCCGGAAGCTGTCCGCCGAGGGTCGTTCGAAGGCCCTGAACACGCTCGGGACCTTCGCTCACCACACCACGTTGGCGCGGGCGTTCTACACGTTCAACGGCCACCTCATGTCGACGAGCACGCTGTCCGGCCGGCAGCGGGAGCTGATCGTGCTGCGGGTCGCGGCGCTGCGCGGGACGGGCTACGAGTGGCTGCAGCACACGTTCATCGCGCGCGACGAGGGCCTGTCCGACGAGGAGATCCAGCGGATCGCGCTCGGCCCGGACGCCCCGCTGTGGGACCCGCTGGACGCGGCGCTGCTGCGCGCGGCCGACGAGCTGATCAGTGACGGCAAGATCGGTGACGCCAGCTGGGCCATGCTTGCCGACAAGCTCGAGATCAAGCAGCTCCTGGACGTGATCTTCACGGTCGGCGCGTACGAGACGCTCGCCTACATGTTCGCCTCCTGCGGCATCGAGATCGACGACGACCTGCGCGACGCCATTTCCCGGCGCCAGTCGCCAGCCACATAA
- a CDS encoding TetR/AcrR family transcriptional regulator, whose product MTVVTERADAARNREAILVAAAELFDRAGVETVSMNDIAEAAGVGKGTLFRRFSSRTALIEAVLTRRATALLRREHDTPPSGPGIEPVAALRAYLDSLLDFVWENRSLIRALDQSGPNVFYENLASQHWIGELTRLVAAARPGEDADYLAHILYTAMRADAVDYLHTARGMSLDRIRAGLHAVAVDSASAAAVPVVG is encoded by the coding sequence GTGACCGTCGTGACGGAGAGGGCTGACGCCGCCCGCAACCGGGAGGCGATCCTGGTGGCGGCGGCCGAGCTGTTCGACCGCGCGGGCGTCGAGACGGTGTCGATGAACGACATCGCCGAGGCGGCGGGCGTCGGCAAGGGCACCCTCTTCCGCCGGTTCAGCAGTCGTACCGCCCTGATCGAGGCCGTCCTGACCCGCCGCGCCACGGCCTTGCTGCGGCGCGAGCACGACACACCGCCGTCCGGACCTGGGATCGAGCCCGTCGCGGCCTTGCGGGCCTACCTGGACAGCCTGCTGGACTTCGTCTGGGAGAACCGGTCTCTCATCCGGGCGCTCGACCAGAGCGGGCCGAACGTGTTCTACGAGAACCTGGCCAGCCAGCACTGGATCGGCGAACTGACCCGGCTGGTCGCCGCCGCGCGTCCCGGCGAGGACGCGGACTATCTCGCCCACATCCTGTACACGGCGATGCGGGCCGACGCCGTCGACTACCTCCATACCGCCCGCGGCATGTCGCTCGACCGGATTCGTGCCGGGCTGCATGCCGTCGCCGTGGACTCGGCCTCGGCCGCCGCCGTACCTGTCGTCGGCTGA
- a CDS encoding ABC transporter ATP-binding protein — protein sequence MTTTTPAIEVSGLTKSYGDHAVLDGVDLTVPRGTVYALLGPNGAGKTTIVNILSTLLAPDDGEIRVAGFDVRREPAGVRAAIGVTGQFSAIDALLTGRENLRLMADLAHLDRATATTAVTVLLKRFDLVDAADRRAQTYSGGMKRRLDLAMTLIARPRLIFLDEPTAGLDPRSRRELWAIVREQVADGVTVLLTTQYLEEADQLADRIGVLDRGRLVAEGTAAQLKRRVPGGHVSVQFTDAAGLAAAAAAHPEATIDAEALTLQVPNDGSIAGLRRVLDGLDDDGVAGLTVGSADLDDVFLALTGRAAKASASEEIPA from the coding sequence ATGACCACTACCACCCCCGCGATCGAGGTCTCCGGACTCACCAAGTCCTACGGCGACCACGCCGTGCTGGACGGCGTCGACCTGACCGTCCCGAGGGGCACCGTCTACGCGCTCCTCGGGCCCAACGGCGCCGGCAAGACGACCATCGTCAACATCCTCTCCACCTTGCTGGCCCCCGATGACGGCGAGATCCGCGTCGCCGGCTTCGACGTGCGACGCGAGCCCGCCGGGGTGCGCGCCGCGATCGGTGTCACCGGGCAGTTCTCGGCGATCGACGCGCTGCTCACGGGCCGCGAGAACCTGCGGCTGATGGCCGACCTGGCGCACCTGGACCGGGCGACCGCGACCACCGCCGTGACCGTGCTGCTGAAGCGCTTCGACCTCGTCGACGCGGCCGACCGGCGGGCGCAGACCTACTCCGGCGGCATGAAGCGGCGCCTCGACCTGGCGATGACGCTCATCGCCCGGCCCCGGCTGATCTTCCTCGACGAGCCGACCGCCGGCCTCGACCCGCGCAGCCGTCGTGAACTGTGGGCGATCGTGCGCGAGCAGGTCGCCGACGGCGTGACGGTGCTGCTGACGACGCAGTACCTCGAGGAGGCCGACCAGCTGGCCGACCGGATCGGGGTCCTCGACCGGGGCCGCCTGGTCGCCGAGGGCACGGCCGCCCAGCTGAAGCGGCGGGTGCCCGGCGGGCATGTGTCGGTGCAGTTCACCGACGCCGCGGGGCTGGCCGCGGCGGCGGCGGCACACCCGGAGGCCACCATCGATGCCGAGGCACTCACCCTGCAGGTGCCGAACGACGGCAGCATCGCCGGGCTGCGCCGCGTGCTCGACGGCCTGGACGACGACGGCGTCGCCGGCCTGACGGTCGGGTCCGCAGACCTCGACGACGTGTTCCTCGCGCTCACCGGCCGCGCGGCCAAGGCATCCGCATCCGAGGAGATCCCCGCATGA
- a CDS encoding TetR/AcrR family transcriptional regulator, whose product MNGATRTTTRDVPRTTARDVARNAVRAMLAEVALDLFRRDGFDNVTINDIAAAAGVSRSTVLRHFGTKEDAVLGALDAHGAQVADALRARPPAESDWVALRRALDIIVEIYRQDPAAALATTHLVLATPALHTRQWEKQHSWRPALTRALAERGASPLAGVVTHSVRAAAALDCLNIAIAHWARSGNTLDLAALLDEAFAALGP is encoded by the coding sequence GTGAACGGTGCGACTAGGACGACCACGCGGGACGTGCCCCGGACGACCGCGCGGGACGTGGCCCGCAACGCGGTGCGGGCGATGCTGGCGGAAGTGGCCCTGGACCTGTTCCGCCGTGATGGTTTCGACAACGTCACCATCAACGACATCGCCGCCGCGGCCGGCGTGTCCCGCAGCACCGTCCTGCGCCACTTCGGCACCAAGGAGGACGCCGTCCTGGGCGCCCTCGACGCCCACGGCGCGCAGGTCGCCGACGCCCTGCGCGCCCGCCCGCCCGCCGAGAGCGACTGGGTCGCGCTGCGCCGCGCGCTGGACATCATCGTGGAGATCTACCGCCAGGACCCCGCGGCCGCCCTCGCGACGACTCATCTCGTCCTGGCCACGCCCGCGCTGCACACCCGCCAGTGGGAGAAGCAGCACAGCTGGCGCCCCGCCCTGACCAGGGCACTCGCCGAGCGCGGCGCATCTCCGCTAGCAGGGGTCGTCACGCACTCCGTACGAGCCGCCGCCGCCCTGGACTGCCTCAACATCGCGATTGCGCACTGGGCGAGATCCGGCAACACCCTCGACCTCGCCGCCCTGCTGGACGAAGCCTTCGCGGCCCTCGGACCGTGA
- a CDS encoding GGDEF domain-containing protein yields MTRRDGPSGPAGLFGLVQTGLIVSGVDDGLVHQINAAACELLGRHEATVVGRPWHQLVDPTQLDELNEAVRRGEADRKEDRTRIVRFVRPDGRVIHVLASGPIAAANGIPCFVTQLLDITQLVSTNLQLQLVVDHMPVSIFLLDHEGRVLVSGGAATQPPATALRQAAASSVYETFADQPAVLALLRRAMRGEHAHDVVESQGRWYDIYLDPMPGTSAGGAAVSGPAVAGIVNDVTERERSAATQRLRTARQTALADLAQSALESADEEKLCEDAARTLLDRLPADDVTLRRHWEPERQTPGAGPVDQAVAPTAKGPDGCAARVTPSVVRVPVGRADAPVATLVVRRHAGGFNPDSIAFIRAVAAVVGAAVIRIRAEDDARYRAWHDSLTGLANRAALLDRLGRGLRRARADRRAVGVLFLDLDGFKSVNDTLGHQAGDALLRAVADRLRYVVRPGDVVGRLAGDEFAVLCEDTDLDDLRAIGNRILAALAEPVTLRRTVQIKGSVGIALSDPDLTDAEDLLNAADMAMYEAKHGGPGRCVTYDPRTHAAPAAKPNDTTEPRGAPGRRRSRDPR; encoded by the coding sequence GTGACCAGACGCGATGGTCCCTCGGGTCCTGCGGGGCTGTTCGGCCTCGTCCAGACAGGTCTGATCGTCTCCGGCGTCGACGACGGCCTCGTGCATCAGATCAACGCGGCGGCCTGCGAGCTGCTCGGCCGGCACGAGGCCACGGTCGTCGGTAGGCCCTGGCACCAGTTGGTGGACCCGACCCAGCTGGACGAACTCAACGAGGCCGTCCGCAGAGGTGAAGCGGACAGGAAGGAAGATCGAACTCGAATCGTCCGGTTCGTCCGACCGGACGGCAGGGTCATTCATGTGCTGGCATCCGGGCCCATCGCCGCCGCGAACGGCATCCCGTGCTTCGTCACTCAACTTCTGGACATCACGCAGCTCGTCTCGACCAATCTGCAGCTACAGCTGGTGGTCGACCACATGCCGGTCTCGATCTTCCTCCTCGATCACGAGGGCCGCGTGCTGGTCAGCGGCGGCGCGGCCACCCAACCACCGGCGACAGCGCTGCGGCAGGCGGCGGCATCCAGCGTCTACGAGACCTTCGCCGACCAGCCAGCGGTCCTGGCGTTGCTCCGCCGGGCGATGCGCGGCGAACACGCGCACGACGTGGTCGAGTCCCAGGGCCGGTGGTACGACATCTACCTCGACCCCATGCCGGGCACCTCCGCCGGAGGCGCCGCCGTATCAGGGCCGGCGGTCGCCGGCATCGTCAACGACGTCACCGAACGCGAGCGGTCGGCCGCCACCCAGCGCCTGCGGACCGCACGCCAGACAGCCCTGGCGGACCTGGCGCAGTCCGCGCTGGAAAGCGCCGACGAGGAAAAGCTGTGCGAGGACGCCGCACGGACCCTCCTCGACCGGCTCCCGGCCGACGACGTCACCTTGCGACGCCACTGGGAACCCGAGCGGCAAACGCCTGGCGCGGGTCCGGTCGACCAGGCCGTGGCGCCGACGGCCAAGGGACCGGACGGATGTGCCGCCCGCGTCACCCCATCGGTCGTACGAGTGCCGGTCGGCCGAGCGGACGCGCCCGTCGCGACCCTCGTCGTCCGCCGGCACGCCGGTGGCTTCAACCCGGACAGCATCGCGTTCATCCGGGCGGTCGCCGCGGTCGTCGGCGCCGCGGTGATCCGGATCCGGGCCGAGGACGACGCCCGCTACCGCGCCTGGCATGACTCACTCACCGGTCTGGCCAACCGGGCGGCGCTCCTGGACCGACTGGGACGCGGCCTGCGGCGCGCCCGCGCCGACCGACGCGCCGTCGGGGTCCTGTTCCTCGACCTGGACGGGTTCAAGTCCGTCAACGACACCCTCGGGCACCAGGCCGGCGACGCACTGCTGCGCGCGGTCGCCGACCGGCTCCGCTACGTGGTCCGGCCCGGTGACGTCGTCGGCCGGCTCGCCGGCGACGAGTTCGCCGTGCTGTGCGAGGACACCGACCTGGACGACCTGCGCGCCATCGGCAACCGCATCCTCGCCGCGCTGGCCGAGCCGGTCACGCTACGCCGCACGGTCCAGATCAAGGGCAGCGTCGGGATCGCGCTGTCAGATCCCGACCTCACCGACGCCGAGGACCTGCTCAACGCCGCCGACATGGCCATGTACGAGGCCAAGCACGGCGGCCCCGGACGCTGCGTCACCTACGACCCCCGGACCCACGCCGCGCCCGCCGCCAAACCGAACGACACCACCGAACCGCGCGGCGCACCTGGCCGCCGACGGTCTCGGGATCCCCGCTGA